In Tripterygium wilfordii isolate XIE 37 chromosome 15, ASM1340144v1, whole genome shotgun sequence, one DNA window encodes the following:
- the LOC120016513 gene encoding dual specificity protein kinase YAK1 homolog isoform X2: protein MDDASPSNRKVGEARRTTEVGAESSRWLPKEVAFAPYLRQEIESSNDKAQNLRVVVRKPLLARLTKDIVATYQTCNPQFKYSEELNPKRYLTSPSISVYNDGFDNVNSDLILAVNFALVNSDRQRRYVVKDVLGHGTFGQVAKCWVAETSSFFAVKIIKNQPAYYQQALVEVSILTTLNKKYDPEDKHHIVRIYDYFVFQRHLCICFELLDTNLYELIKINHFRGLSLSIVQLFSKQILLGLALLKNAGIIHCDLKPENILLCTSVKPAEIKIIDFGSACIEDRTVYSYIQSRYYRSPEVLLGYHYTTAIDMWSFGCIVAELFLGLPLFPGASEFDLLRRMIEILGGQPPDYVLKEAKNTSKFFKCIGTVHNLENGEISRESRSAYQALTVEEYEARELKRPVIGKEYFNHMNLEAIVTNYPCRKNLPEEDVIRESQIRLALIDFLRGLVEFDPAKRWSPFQASKHPFVTGEPFTCPYKPPPETPHMPVAQNLKVDHHPGGGHWFAAGLSPNKKKRKLIVVPLLIMQLLGRSRVALHNSPHIQMGPYAHANSYGSIGSHGSYNDGIGLGSSYGSYGDGSNMFAYYSPVGPSGMNMCAQSSMSMLGSSPDARHGIISYSHGNGLGVNPSAGSFARLPLGTSPSQFTPPSSYVQVSAGSPGHYGPTSPARSSCHGSPLGKMAAVSNFNRRKSWGYSGCSQTKDSSSSNWQGQITEPASSSQADGNPQVLGGSPSHLQSSSGSASLKLQQGGEVSAGSIQNMPGSFRLGSSMQLSQSTGENHDKPDVSQSLPDPGDWDPYYSEEQLLQNDGSDVSLSSEFSKGMHLGSSDPLTGFERFSRASNMNAYRQNGPIQTFSHVEVGRSMDLSTHNHDTGYGHSMSKHTQFMPHISQNSPSRFGQQPVQRFNQGRHSAVRGTEWNHMKVQLPPSSFHSGGQHSPGSNSFNNGISWGHRANHPATSIPPASRGRKDYGRIS from the exons CTTTTAGCAAGGCTAACGAAGGACATTGTTGCAACTTACCAAACATGCAATCCACAGTTCAAGTATTCAGAAGAGTTGAATCCAAAAAGATATTTAACCAGTCCTTCAATCAGTGTCTACAATGATGGCTTTGATAATGTGAACTCAGATCTTATTCTGGCTGTGAACTTTGCGTTGGTCAATTCAGATAGGCAGAGAAG GTATGTAGTCAAAGATGTTCTTGGTCATGGGACTTTTGGGCAGGTTGCTAAATGCTGGGTTGCAGAAACAAGCAGCTTTTTTGCGGTGAAGATAATAAAAAACCAGCCTGCATATTATCAACAGGCACTGGTTGAAGTGTCTATTTTGACTACG TTGAACAAAAAGTATGATCCTGAGGATAAGCATCACATTGTTCGTATTTATGATTACTTTGTATTTCAACGTCACTTGTGCATATGCTTTGAGCTGCTTGACACAAATCT GTATGAGCTTATCAAGATAAATCATTTTAGGGGATTATCATTGAGCATCGTCCAGTTGTTCTCCAAACAG ATTTTACTTGGGTTGGCTCTACTAAAGAATGCTGGGATAATCCATTGTGATTTGAAGCCAGAAAACATTCTTTTGTGCACAAG TGTGAAACCAGCAGAAATTAAGATAATTGACTTTGGATCAGCATGCATTGAAGATCGTACTGTTTACTCATATATTCAG AGTCGATACTATAGATCTCCTGAAGTTCTTCTTGGGTATCA CTACACTACAGCCATTGACATGTGGTCCTTTGGATGCATAGTCGCTGAATTGTTTCTTGGGTTGCCTCTCTTCCCTGGAGCCTCAGAatttgatcttctgagaaggatGATTGAAATACTTGG AGGACAACCCCCTGATTATGTACTAAAGGAAGCAAAAAACACAAGTAAGTTCTTCAAATGCATCGGGACTGTTCACAATCTAGAGAATGGTGAAATTTCCAGGGAGAGCAGAAGTGCTTACCAAGCATTAACAGTGGAAGAATATGAAGCA AGAGAGTTAAAAAGACCAGTGATTGGAAAAGAGTATTTCAATCATATGAACCTTGAAGCGATTGTCACAAATTATCCTTGCAGAAAAAACTTACCTGAAGAAGATGTCATTAGAG AAAGTCAAATAAGATTGGCCTTGATTGATTTCTTAAGGGGACTTGTTGAGTTTGATCCTGCCAAACGTTGGTCACCTTTTCAA GCTTCAAAACATCCTTTTGTGACAGGGGAACCCTTCACATGCCCTTACAAGCCTCCCCCAGAGACACCTCACATG CCTGTAGCTCAAAATCTCAAGGTGGATCATCACCCTGGTGGAGGGCATTGGTTTGCCGCAGGTCTCTCCCCCAAT aaaaagaagaggaaactcATAGTAGTACCCTTACTTATTATGCAGCTTCTGGGCAGGAGTAGAGTTGCCTTGCATAACAGTCCACATATTCAGATGGGGCCTTATGCACATGCTAACAGTTATGGTAGTATAGGAAGCCATGGTAGCTATAATGATGGTATTGGGTTAGGAAGCAGCTATGGAAGTTATGGGGATGGTAGCAATATGTTTGCATATTATTCACCTGTTGGTCCATCTGGAATGAACATGTGCGCACAGAGTAGCATGTCCATGCTTGGAAGTAGTCCTGATGCAAGACACGGGATTATTTCATACTCTCATGGAAATGGACTAGGTGTTAACCCATCGGCAGGAAGCTTTGCTCGACTACCCCTTGGCACGAGTCCTTCACAGTTCACTCCACCAAGCTCTTACGTTCAAGTTTCAGCTGGCTCTCCTGGACATTATGGACCAACCTCTCCTGCAAGAAGCAGTTGTCATGGGTCACCTTTAGGTAAAATGGCTGCAGTCAGCAATTTTAATAGAAGAAAAAGTTGGGGATATTCTGGTTGTTCTCAAACTAAGGATAGTTCATCGTCAAATTGGCAAGGACAAATTACCGAGCCTGCAAGCTCTAGCCAAGCTGATGGGAATCCTCAAGTACTTGGCGGTTCACCCTCACATCTGCAGTCGAGTTCTGGATCTGCGAGCTTGAAGCTACAGCAAGGTGGCGAAGTTAGTGCGGGTTCCATTCAAAATATGCCAGGTTCCTTTAGACTCGGTTCCAGTATGCAACTTTCTCAAAGCACAGGGGAAAATCATGACAAGCCTGATGTTTCTCAGTCATTGCCGGATCCTGGAGATTGGGATCCGTACTATAG CGAAGAACAACTTCTTCAAAATGATGGCTCAGATGTGAGCTTAAGCTCTGAGTTCAGCAAAGGCATGCACCTTGGTTCTTCTGATCCACTTACTGGATTTGAAAGATTCAGCAGGGCCTCAAATATGAACGCTTAcag ACAAAATGGACCTATTCAAACATTTTCACATGTTGAGGTGGGTCGTTCAATGGACCTATCCACTCACAATCACGATACTGGATATGGTCATTCAATGTCTAAACATACTCAGTTCATGCCTcatatctcacaaaattctccAAGCCGTTTTGGACAACAGCCGGTTCAGCGGTTTAACCAAGGGAGACACTCCGCTGTACGGGGTACCGAATGGAATCATATGAAGGTCCAGCTCCCTCCATCTAGCTTCCACTCTGGGGGCCAGCACTCTCCTGGAAGTAATTCATTTAACAATGGCATTTCATGGG GGCATAGAGCTAATCATCCAGCCACAAGTATTCCACCTGCATCTCGAGGAAGAAAGGACTATGGCCGGATTTCATAG